In Fusarium poae strain DAOMC 252244 chromosome Unknown contig_1, whole genome shotgun sequence, the following are encoded in one genomic region:
- a CDS encoding uncharacterized protein (TransMembrane:3 (o275-294i436-456o547-565i)): MQSEPQAKGSKQQRSKPIKRRARIACRPCRVRKVRCDVALHGTPCINCKLDDRECTISPNARKLSYLSPGQNVLKLGSNQSQPLPLPLVQPSTLQPPSESEVQDDPADPGVLKDLSPAGITDVSDVIKLPVEVLDTSRQQSPQSDQASPSIGTPGPCSDLTRAARLLLGDTGMPPISEGRASSIASRKNGNETFVHFSHYRCIEAYDLDQIDPSAALLLEEYACFHVPPRPMLDEFIRHYFLHIHPVLPVMDEVEFLDMFRTDTITRPCQGQVPLFLFHAILFLASSYVSYASLRKLGFDTAREAQAEFYKRSRFLFVMCPCTNDAAGARCALMLTYHAPFTSDRASAFWLSQGIEYAKRAGAHLYSHIEENSREKASLKRLWWCCILRDRIMALGLRQQLQIRPTDFDFSLPGLDQNDFKDEMRLSMVYDSTTKVILVHLIGVLCELAVVLNGVLTVLDLGTSLKADQFPTGYEDTMRWSRELDRCYHNTAKAFLCHHSLLLLTVGEWKQDDLDSLQLQAQMGMIESLRSITDNLFELEHMGLSQFLPNTFIGFSAFPFIWYLLDVRSKPVSSSHKTQRGLKVYINIMRQFRSRLGPTTLQIHVDHI, encoded by the exons atGCAGTCGGAACCTCAAGCCAAAGGCTCAAAGCAGCAGCGCTCTAAGCCAATCAAAAGGCGTGCCCGAATCGCATGCAGACCGTGTCGAGTCCGCAAGGTCCGATGCGATGTTGCTTTGCATGGCACGCCTTGTATCAACTGCAAACTAGACGACCGGGAATGCACCATCTCGCCAAACGCGAGAAAACT CAGTTATCTCAGCCCAGGGCAAAATGTCTTGAAACTTGGATCAAATCAGTCGCAACCACTACCTCTTCCTCTCGTCCAGCCCTCCACCCTTCAACCACCCTCAGAATCTGAAGTGCAGGACGATCCAGCCGATCCCGGGGTTCTCAAGGATCTTAGTCCTGCAGGAATTACCGATGTAAGCGATGTCATCAAGCTACCAGTGGAAGTGTTAGATACTAGTCGGCAGCAAAGTCCACAGTCGGATCAGGCTTCACCTAGTATTGGAACTCCAGGTCCATGTTCAGACCTGACACGGGCCGCCAGACTGCTATTGGGAGACACTGGCATGCCGCCTATCTCAGAGGGTCGTGCAAGCTCCATTGCCTCTCGGAAAAATGGGAATGAAACGTTTGTTCATTTTTCTCATTATCGGTGTATCGAGGCATATGACCTGGACCAAATCGATCCGTCGGCTGCTCTACTTCTTGAGGAGTATGCGTGCTTTCATGTTCCTCCCAGACCCATGCTTGATGAATTCATCAGACACTACTTCCTACATATCCATCCAGTACTCCCTGTTATGGATGAGGTGGAATTCTTGGACATGTTCCGTACGGACACCATAACACGCCCTTGTCAAGGGCAAGTGCCACTTTTCCTCTTCCACGCCATACTATTTCTCGCCAGCTCG TATGTTTCCTATGCTAGTTTGCGCAAGCTAGGATTCGACACAGCACGTGAGGCTCAAGCTGAGTTTTATAAAAGATCTAGG TTTCTCTTTGTGATGTGTCCGTGTACTAACGACGCTGCCGGAGCTCGATGTGCGCTGATGCTGACGTATCACGCACCTTTCACCAGTGATCGGGCCAGTGCTTTTTGGCTAAGCCAAGGGATTGAATACGCTAAAAGAGCTGGGGCTCATTTATACTCTCATATTGAAGAGAACTCACGCGAAAAGGCGTCTCTAAAACGTCTATGGTGGTGCTGTATATTGCGTGATCGGATCATGGCGCTGGGACTCCGACAACAGCTGCAGATCAGGCCTACAGATTTCGATTTCTCTCTACCAGGACTGGACCAAAACGACTTTAAGGATGAGATGAGACTTTCTATGGTATACGATTCGACAACTAAAGTCATCTTGGTACACCTAATTGGAGTGCTGTGCGAGCTAGCCGTCGTGCTAAACGGCGTTCTCACAGTTCTTGATTTGGGAACATCCTTGAAAGCAGATCAATTCCCGACAGGGTACGAGGATACTATGCGGTGGTCCCGCGAGCTCGATAGATG ttaccACAA CACTGCGAAGGCTTTTCTCTGCCACCATAGTCTCCTGCTCCTTACAGTGGGAGAGTGGAAGCAAGATGACCTGGACAGCCTTCAGCTACAAGCGCAAATGGGTATGATTGAATCTCTACGCAGCATAACCGATAATCTATTTGAATTGGAGCACATGGGTCTTTCTCAATTTTTACCTAACACTTT CATCGGATTCTCTGCTTTCCCGTTTATCTGGTACTTACTTGACGT